The Chamaesiphon minutus PCC 6605 DNA window TCTTCGAGAGCTTGACAGCCACCTTGTCCGAGATCGGGGCAAGTCCCATGAGCGGCATCGCCGAGAAGTGCCACTCGTCCTTTGACATAACGATCGATCGGCCCCATGTCATGAATGGCGATCCGGGCAGTTTCGGCGGGATTGAGTCGATCGATCAATTGTTGGACTGGTTCGTCCCAGCCTCGAAAATGCTCCTTTAATTCGGCTCGATAACTATCTGGTGTAGCGCAATTATCTGGCGGGAGCGGCACATCTAAAAAGAAGTAACAGCGCGAGTCACCCACAGGCATCAGGGAAGCGCGTTTGTGTTCGCCAACATAGATGCTCCAGGTATTTTTCGGTGCTAGTTGCTCATCGGCGGGTACCAATCCATTCCAGTTGATATACCCCGCATACTTAGGTTCGACAGGTTCGTCTAAAATTTGTTTGCGAAATTGAGAGCGAATGCCATCGGCAGCAATAATTAAATCGCCACTGGTGCGATGACCGTTTTCAAAGATCGCCGTTACGCCAGTCTCGTATTCTTCAAAGTCAATACATTTGTGGTCGAGATGAACTTCCCCTGGAAATGCGGCTACCAGCATTGTCTGTAAATCCCGCCGCGCGACTGGATACGGACGCTGCCCGACTCGATCGATCAATGGCATCAAGTCGATTTGATTGAGCAATTCTCCAGTTTTACTGCGATATGTCATTGCATTCATTTCACCGCCGATCGCGGCAATTTCTGCCCCTAAACCCAGTCGATTCAGTACTTTGACTCCGTTCGACCACAGAGAAATTCCCGCTCCTACAGGGCGTAATGTGGCGACTCGATCGTAAATCTCCACTTCATAACCCGCCTGCTTGAGAGCAATTCCGGCTGTCAATCCCCCAATCCCAGCCCCGATAATAATTACTTTGAGATGGTTCATCTTAGATACTATGCTGTGAAATATTGGTTATCATTCCGTCTCCCCATCGCCTAAAAATTCGGTGGATGATACTGGTGCCAGTGCTGGGCGATATCGATGCGGCGACACAGCCAGACGCGATCGTGTTGTTGCACATAGTCCAGAAATCTCGCCAACGCAGCCGCCCGTCCCGGTCTGCCCACCAAGCGACAATGCAGCCCCACGCTCATCATTTTGGGTGCGGTTTCGCCCTCAGCATAAAGTACATCGAAGGCATCGCGCAGGTAAGCAAAAAACTGATCGCCCGAATTAAACCCCTGGGCTGTCGCAAATCGCATGTCATTATTGTCGAGAGTATAGGGCACGACCAGATGCGGTTTGCCATAGTCATTCGTCCAATAGGGTAAATCGTCAGCATAGCTATCCGAGTCATAGAGAAAACCGCCAGTTTCGACTACTAATTTGCGGGTATAAGGGCTATTGCGTCCGGTATACCAGCCAGTAGGACGTTGCCCCGTCACCTGCGTATGAATCGCGATCGCTTTAAGCATGTGTTCGCGTTCGGCTGATTCGGTAAAATCTTTGTACTCGATCCACCGATAGCCATGACTGGCAATCTCCCACTCAGCCTCAAGCATGGCGGCAACTGCATCGGGATTGCGCGCCAACGCCATCGCAATGCCATAGACCGTGACCGGAATCTGTCGATTGGTAAATAACCGATACAATCGCCAAAAGCCAGCCCGACTACCATATTCATAACATGACTCCATATTCATGTGTCGCTGTCCCACAAACGGCACCGCACCCACGATTTCAGACAAAAACGCCTCCGATGCCGGGTCGCCATGCAAAATACAATTTTCGCCACCTTCTTCGTAATTAATTACAAACTGAACGGCGATCCTGGCGCGATCTGGCCACTGGGGATGTGGCTGACTCCGCCCATAGCCGACCAAATCTCGTGGATAGTCGATCGATGTCATATATTACGCTTTAGCATAACTCATTTTTATTGTATACTGTACACAGCATTTTAGCTTGCCCCTAGTAAAGTCCCCTCACTGGCGGAGTGCTGGGCGGGTGACCCGCCCAGTGGGGTGGGTAGATCTCCGCAGCAACTCAGAAAAATTACGATCGAGCCATAAGTTAAAGATCGGGCTAACTTGCCAATAAATCCAAAACTAGCATAATTATCTTGAGAGAAATGGTATGAATCAGACAGTAATCGCCAAACACCAAGTTTTTATCTGTGGCTCTGCATTGCGAGGACAACCAGATCGTGCCAACTTGGGCAACGCCAAATTTATCCACGCCGTAAATACCGAGCCTCTCTATCGGTTACATGCGGCGGAAAATGGCTGGCATCCAGCAATTTATCAAGTCGATTAGAAACCGCCGCCCAAACATAACTAATAAATTTGCAAAATATCTGTAGATCGACATCTTTACCAACAGGATTGCCCAGAGTATAATAAAAAGTATCACAGGGCACAGAAAAAGATTCGGACATACATTAGCGATCTGAGCGAAGATGTATGGTGACAGGTTTGGAAGTGCCTCCTACAATCACCAAATTGAGGAGGTTCGCAATGAAATATTTAGATCGTCAGCAAAATGAAATCGATCGCGATCGGTGGGAAACTTACAAGCAGCTAGAACTAGTTCCCGATGAGATCGATAATCCCGCTTGCCATCGCGGTGGCTTTAAATTCGGGATCGATCGAGTCTGGCGAACGTTAATCGCCTTACTGGTTGACGAACTAGTCACCGAGCAACAGATCGATTATCTCGATCGCTGTTGGGATGTAAATGAACGAGATCGATCGCCCTCGAAGACGCTACAAAGATTTTTGACACTAATTAGCTAACAAATGTAGGAGCAATTATGTTAGGGGTAATTCATGAATTACCCCTAACATAATTGCTCCTACCCTATATTTCTGGCTAATCGCATCAATTTCTGAGGAAGATAGCTAAATTCGTACCATAGCTCTCTGGGGCTGAGATCGAATCCATACTGAAGGATGAGGACAACCACAACGATCGAGATAATTAGCCCCAATCCGACATTAAATATCCTCAAAATCGATCGCCCGATGACGACTAAACCGACGATCGTTGCCAATCCCAATATTGTTTGCAGATCGAGGACAGAATTCATATTTAAGTCAATTTAGGTAATAGTTGATTTGCGGGAGTGTTCGGTATAAGCTGCTGTAGCTAGTAATGACACGATCGCCAGTGGAAAGACCAAACTCCACCAGGATTCTGATACCAACACAAAAAAGGCTGCGGCTAGTCCTCCTAACGCAAAGCCGACAATTACCGGAATAAATCGACTCATCCGCTCCATCGCTTCGGCGGCTTCTAATTTAGTTGCTTCGCTCGCAGTCGCGAATTTTGCACTCAAATATTGCACCACATCGATCGTCAGTTGGGTGGTATTCCCCGTCATTACAGTGGTGGGAATGTAGCTTTTAAACACACCTTTGGACTCCTTCATCAGGGCATTTTGAATCGCCATCGACATGACCCCAGACATCCCGATCGGGAGGATGTATTCTTCCTGAACATCTAGTAATAAAGCAGGTGAAAGCTGAGTCCCGACAACTAGAAAAATGCTCAACGCGATCGCCTCAGCCGTCAATAATACGGCAAAAACCGACCATTTTCTGTGCCGCGCATATTTCGCCAACAGGGACGCAAGTGCAACAGTAATCACAAAAGCGGGCAACATCAGCAGCCGTGTCAGCGTGGTTTCAGCATCTTCGCTGACAAATGACGAACCCGCGAGGGCGATATTTCCCGTGACGTGGGCGGTAAAAATCCCGAACAGAATAATAAAGGCTGATGTATCGACAAATCCAGCTACCCAACTCAATAAAAATCCGGCTGGGCCATCGCTTACTAAAAAGGCACTCAAACTAGGAATCTCATTACTACGCGGTATAACGGTCATTTCTTTTGCTCCTGGCTCGCAAACTTTATCAAATAACAAGAGAGCGAAAAATCCCCTCTCAGGAGGCTACGGTGTATACACAAGTCTGGATAAAAGTAAAAACCCTAGAAATCCCCCTGTCTTGTCTCCCTAATCCGTCGGGGAACCCGACGAACGGGAGCCGCTAAATCCCCCTTAAAAAGGGGGACTTCCGGATCTAGTTCCCCCCTTAAAAAGGGGGGTTAGGGGGGATTCAGATCTAGAAACGAAGTCTATCCGACTTGTGTATACAGCGTAGCCCAGGAGCGGCGGTTTTATTCGGAGGTTCCCTCCGAATAAAAAAACCGACAAGACAGGGTTGCCCGGAGGGCGGGGTGGGTCGATCTCCGCCTCAAATCCAACAAACTTTCAATTCTCCGCTCTCCTCAGTAGTCTATCGATAGATCCAACTCAGTTTCGTCGCTAGAGATACACAAATAGAAAGTAACTGCGTATACAGTATACAAAAGTGATTGCGTATACAGTATACAAATAGTTGGTAAGGCAATATTGACTGTAATGATTTCGCTGTAAGAGTCCCAAGCATAACTGGTAGTTTCTTGAAGCAGTCTAATTACACAGGCTGAAGGCCAACTACTTGGGGATTAGCGAGGGCACATGCAGAAAATCATGCCCCTAGCGAGGGCATAATGTTACGCTCATTCAGGTTCATCGATAAATATTGCGATCGATATATTTAGTCGATCGCAATCGGTCGCGATTACCCGTTATTTCAGAATATAACTCAGGAGATTTAGAATATGCTCGAGCGCATCATTCATCAATTAAGTGTCGCGGTCGCCATCTCGATCGCGATCGTCGGTATATGGGCAAGTATCCAAACTGTTGATGCTCAAGCCTCTATGTTAACTGAATCGAAACCATCTAATACCGTATTGCTTGCCGATGTCGGTACCCCCACTACCGAAGCCAAACCCTCTCTGGTAGAACAAGTCAAAACATTGACTGAACCGACGAGTGAGGAAGCAGCAGCAACAGCCAAAGCCGAGAAAAAGGCTGCTAAAGCTGAGGCGAAAAAAGCTAAAAAGTTAGCTAAAGCCGAGGCCAAGAAAGCAAAAAAATTAGCTAAAGCTGAAGCGAAGAAGGCAAAGAAATTAGCCAAAGCCGAAGCAAAAGCAGCTAAAGCAGCAGAAAAGCCAGATTTAAAAAGTGAATCTAAAACATCATAAATTATCGATCGGTGATGGTCAGAAATCGATATATTTATCGAGATCGTACAATTGTCAGATTTAAAAAAAAGCTAGCTACAGCTAAATTATTTTTTGTGCAAACTACTATTGAAGGCTATCGATCGTAGTTAGATTGCGTACAGTCACCGTCTAAACAACGGTATATAAAATTAGGATCGAGAGGATCGAAATATGGCACGCAGAGAAGAAATTAGTACCTTTAGTGAAGCTGAATTACCTGAAGCTCAAGGTTATCCGAGCCTATCCACTCAAGGTTCGGAACTAATCTATGGACTGTACGACAAACCACCCGTCGTTGAGTCGATTTTTGTAGCGGTACAGCATGTTTTAGCAGCATTTGTAGGTATTGTTACACCACCACTAATTATCTGCACCAGCTTGGGGATTGATGCGGCGAACACTAGTTTTCTGATTAGCATGTCGCTATTCGCCTCTGGGATCTGCACCTATATTCAATGTAAAACATTTGGGCCGTTGGGATCGGGTTTACTCAGCTTGCAGGGTACGAGTTTTGCATTTTTAGGTGCGATTTTGGGCGTAGGTAACACTGCGATTCAGTCTGGAAAAACACCCGTTCAAGCACTATCACTAATTTTCGGCGTTTGCTTTTTTGGTGCATTTGCCAATGTAATGCTGAGTCGCTTTTTGCATCTACTGAGCAAAGTCGTGACACCAATCGTGTCGGGATCGTTGGTGATGCTGATCGGGCTGAGTTTGCTCAAAACAGGTATTACCAGTATGGCGGGCGGTACGGCAGCATTAAAGAACGGTACATTTGCCAACGCGCCCAACCTGGCATTGGGGTTTGGTGTATTTGCGATCGTGATTATCTTGACGCTGGCTAAAAATCAATATATTCGGATGGGCGCGATCGCCATTGGACTAGTAATTGGCTATATTGCTTCCGCATTTATGGGGATGGTTGATTTTAGTATTTTCACCAAACTTCCCCTTGTCAGTGTGCCGATCCCCTTTCGTTACGGTATGGATTTTGAAATTGGTGCGCTGATTCCGTTTCTGATTCTCTATCCACTCACCGCGATCGAATCTGTCGGCGATCTGACTGCTACCTCGATGGTTTCCAAAGAGCCGATCTCCGGTTCCGTTTACATCCGTAGAATAAAGGCTGGAGTACTAGCAGATGGCTTTAACTCCTCTTTAGCCGCATTACTTAATACCTTTCCGATTACTACCTTCAGCCAAAACACAGGTGTAATTCAGATGACGGGTGTTGGCAGTCGCTACGTTGGATTCTTTGTTTCGGGTATTTTGGTACTATTAGGGCTATTGCCGATCGTCAGTGGTGCTTTCCAGTCCATTCCCCAGCCAGTTTTAGGCGGAGCGACTACGGTGATGTTTGGTTCGATCGCTGTTGCTGGAGTCAAAATTATTGCATCTGAAGAATTAGATCGTCGATCGACAATTATTATTGCAGTTTCCTTAGCACTGGGATTGGGCGTAGTGTTCGTACCAGAGTTATTTAATAATCAGCCTGCTCCGATCAAAAACATGTTTGCTTCGGCGACTTCGACGGGCGGCTTAACGGCAATCTTACTCAGTTGGTTATTACCTCAAACTCCAACTGCTAATTCGGCACCATCGGCAGAAAGAGAGATTGCCAACGGCTAGAAAATAACGCCCCAAATCATTTTAATTGACGGTGTTTGAGTCGCAACAGATAATGTTGCTAAAGTATTGTATTTTAGTGGAGCTATCGACTATGAAACGATTTTTTCTTGGTATTTTAGTCAGTTTGATTGTTGTATTTAGTGCAACTAATATGGTATTATTATTGCCAGCGATCGCCGCACCAGCAGTTGAGACGGGAGTAGACGCGATCGAACAATTGAAAACGACAATTTTACCTCAGATTCAAAATATCCTCACGCCAGAACAACAAAAACAACTCGAAACTACGGTCATTAGCGATAAAGGTAGTATTCGCAAGGCATTTAAGTCCTTAATGTTGACACCCGCTCAAAAAACTAAGCTGGCAGCAGTATTTAAATCATTACCGAAAAAGGAGATCTTCACTTCGATGACTCCCGCTCAAAAGCGACAGTTTTTTATGACGAAGAAGGAGATATTTTCACCCATCCCTGAAGAGCTTGCTAATTCTCAGGTGAAGTCAAACAAATAGTATTTGCTGAGATGATGCAATTATGAATTCGACGATCGAGACTCAAACAGACCAATTTTTTATTCGAGTCTGGTGACAGCACATCTCATCCCCACAGGCAAAGATTGTGCTTTCAAATGGTGGCACAATCGCCTCGTCAATCGAGCCAAACATTATCAAGGCTTTATTCGCGGCGATCTATTTTAGTCAAATTAGTTTGTTGCAAGTACTAAAATTTCCCGATTAACCAACATTTTGAGATTGCTGAATCTGCTCTAGCTCGGATACTACTCGTGCTTGACTGGCGATCGAATGCTCTTGAACTGCGTTAACAGCTCGCTCGGCATCGCGAGCTAAAATCGCATCATAAATCTGCCGATGCTCCCAGCGAACTTCTAGTACCGCTGGATTGCCGATCGTTGTCTGAATACGGAGCAAAATCATTTTATCGAATAATCGATCGAGTAATGATACCAGCCACTCATTCTGAGATCCTTCGGCACTCATACAGCTTGCGAGCGTCCTCACTCGTAAATGTTGCAACCTTCATCACGCCGCGCTCTTCGACAACTAAATCTGCTTGCTGGAGTTGGTGCAAAGCTTCACGAATGGGGGTGCGACTCACTTGGAGTTTCTGGGCAAGTTGTGTTTCTACCAAACGTTGCCCTGGCATCAGATCGCCAGACAAAATAGCAGTACGCAAGGCTTGATATGCCTGCTCTTGCAGAGACTGAGGTCGTTGGAGAGAACGCGAAGATAACGTCAAAGCAAGTGTTCCTGGATGTAAAACTAGACCTAAATTAACTGAAAACGGTCTGGATGGCAATGATTGTACCGAAGAAAGATCTCTAGCTCAAGGGGGTACTAATCCATCGCTTCAACTGGGATTGGGATTCCTCGACTTAGGTAAGAAGGGGGCATTGGGCACGATATTACAATCGAAACGATCGAAAATGGATGAAGTCGAGCTTATGTCTAACTATTAATTACTAATATTGTAATTGCTATAAAATTCTGTAGAACTAGGAAAAGTTTCAAAAATATCATACATACTACTTAGTTCAAATAACATTTCTATTTGCTGATTAATCGAACAAATAGATAACCTACTATTGGTTTCGCGTACCTTTTGAGAAGCCAATACTAAAGCTGCCAATCCAGAGCTGTCCATGAAAGTGAGATTTTGACAATCGACTAACACATTACTAAAACCAGCATTAGCAGTTTCCACAATCTCTCGCCGTAATTGGCTACAGTTAGTTACATCTAGAACCCCATTAGGTTGAATGACTTTGACGGGTGCAGCAACACAATTGACAGTTTCAGTAGCCATATTTTGGCTATATGTTACAGTTTCTAAGGACGATCCCATCGCTCGTTCGAGTTCTTGAGCGTACCTTGTTATCATCATTGTCTGTTTTTCTAATCGGGTTGAGATTGCCTCTCGCAATTCTCCAGGTGTAAATGGTTTCGTGAGATAGTCATCTGCACCGAGAGACATACCTTTACGGAAATCGGCTTTAGTCGCTCTAGCAGAAAGAAAGATAAACGGAATTTTAAGTGTATTAGGATCTTGACGCAGCGTAATTAGCACATCATAGCCATCGAGTTCTGGCATCATGACATCGCAAATAATTAAATCGGGGTGATGCTCTCGTGCTAATTGCACGCCAATTCTGCCATTTTCGGCTATTAAAACATCAAACCCTTCTAATTCTAAAATTTCTTGAATATTTTCAAGAATTTTAGCTTCATCTTCGATCGCTAATATAGTAGTCATTATAATTTGAAAGAGCTTATTCCTTGTAAAGTTGAAATCGTTATTTATGTAAAGCCAGGATATTGTAAATAGCTAAAATGAGAGTTAAAAGCCAGATATCGATCGTATATTAAAATCAATGAATATAATGGGAATTATTATTCATCGACCTGGATCGACTCAATTGCTTTGCAAATTTCTTTAGGGGTAAATGGCTTAGTTAAATAGTTATTCGCACCTAACTTTAGACCCTTTTCCCGATCTTCATCTGTAGCTTTTGCAGATAAAAAGATAAATGGAGTGGTAGTAAAAAGCGGATTTTGACGGAGAGCGGAAATGACACCATAACCATCGAGTTCGGGCATCATCACATCACAAATAATTAAGTTAGGTTGTTTGTCGATCGCGATTTGCAAGCCAACTTTGCCATTTTCAGCAGTTAATACATCGAAATCTTCCATTTCTAAGATTTCCTGTAAATTCTCGCGAACATCACGTTCATCTTCAATTACTAAAATAGTCGTCATAAAATTAGATAATAAGGAATAGGGGATAGAAATGTCACGTTCAACCTAAAGGTAAATTGACAATGAATGTCGTGCCAACATCTACTTCACTCGTGAGGTCGATCGTGCCACCATGAAGATCTACACATCTCTTGACAATTGATAAACCTAAGCCCGTACCCGGAATATTACTGACATTGCTACCGCGATGAAATGATTCAAACAGCCGCACTCGATCTTCATCGGAAATGCCGATTCCTCGATCGGTAATTTGGAACGTAACTGTTTGACTAGTAAAAGTAATATTAAATCGAACTTGACTATCGCTTAACGTATATTTAATAGCATTAGAGAGCAAATTAGTTAGAATTTGACGAACTAGCTTACTATCCATAAATACCGTAAACTCCTGTCCTGTATCGCTATTAGCATCAGCATAATTGATAGTTAAATCGAAGCGGCCTTTGGCATTACTACTAATTTCTATTTCTTCAATTAATTCGTGACAAAAAGCGATCGGATCGAATGACGATCGCTTGCACTCTAGTTTACCCGCATCTGTCTGATAAATTAATAAAATATCTTCTAACAGTGTAGTCATATGCTTGACAGCAGATTGAATCCGTTGCCAATGCTTGAGCTTTTTGGGTCGATCGAGTTTGTGGTCGTAGTCTTCAAGTAACCCAGTAGATGAGGAAATAATACCTAAAGGTGTCCGAAATTCATGAGATGCTGTAGTGATAAATCGAGTTTTTAGCTCGTTTAATTCTTGCTCTTGAATCAATGCCTTGCGGATTTCAATCTTTTGTTTGGCTAGCTTATCTGCTAACCTTTTGGCATCTTTTAGAGAAGTACTTTGGGCTTGAAGCAAAAACAAGAAGTCAGCGACAGGATCGTGCAGGGCAAAGTCCGATACTTTGAGATTGAAATCGGCCATTGCATTTGTATCGGTAATCCACGGCGAACCCAAAAATAGGATTACCTCTTCATAATCGACATAAACGATCTGTCCTTTGAGTTGCATCCGATTTTTAATTGATTCTAATAAGAAAAGGGATCTAGGATGAGCGCGGATAGAATCAAAATTGGTAACTACGTTAGGACGTTTAATCTCAAAGTGTTCTTTAAAGTCCTTGTATTTTAAAATTTCTGGATATAACCGTTTGAGGACAGGCCCAATATGAATGATTTCCAGATCGCGATTTAAGACAATATAAAATGGAAAAATGGTGGCAAAGACATCAGGAAGTGGTGAGAAATCTGGTGTCGATACATATTCAGCGAGGGTGACATTTTCGGAAAAACTCATTGTGGCATGACCTGTCTGATACCGCTAGTAAAATAATATGGAATGTAAGCTTCGATTAATTATTATTAATGTTGAACAATGGTTTGAATGGGCATTTGAGTTTATGGGAGATGGATAATTCTTGATGGTCGTTACCTCGATCTTTACTATTGGTAAGCTGAATATCAACATCAGTATCGAATTTTTCCCCTAAACCTTTGAGCATTCCTACTACCATTGGCGTTAAGCCAGGTCGCTCGGAATAGTAGTGTAACTTGAGCGATTCTGCTTCGAGATGGGAACATAAAAAGCTCGGCGGTTGCAGTTCGGGAAAACTCAGTCCCACACGGGCATGTAGATTATCGAGATTTTGGAGAAATTCAGGTAAATTATCACCTGCCATTTCCATCAGCGATCCAAACCCCTCAGTGGCAGTAAAGAGCAGCCAATATCTACCAAAAGCCTCTAAAATATCTGTTGCAGGCATTGCCATCACGACACTAGCCGCATCGACGAGTCGATAGGTGATGTCATCTGGATAAGAATCCATGCTAATAAAGGCTTCGATCTCCACTTCTGCCTTGGACTTAATTTTTTCCCAGATTTCTTCCCCATATTGGCTGCAAATCATATCTTCTAAGCCTTTATTCACCAATCCAAACATCAGCACTCGCTCCTTATCGAAAGTGAATATGTATTTAATCCATCTCCTGTTTAGAGTACCCACATTCGGCAGCTAATAGCCATCAGCTTTCAGCTCCCAGCTACCCCTTTATCCTGCTACCGATCTACCATGCTCATCAGCGCAATTAGCTCGGCGTTGTAATCTATGGCATATTCATTCGTGGCATAGGATTTTTCATCATCCACATAGCTCAGTAGCCCCCGATTTTTAGGCGCGATCCCATCTTGGGCACCATTATTAGCACCACCTACCAATAAACCAGGAATTGAGATTTTACGAGCGCGGGCAAAGATATGATTGACATGCCGTACCGGATGGGTACCGATGCCAGTCACAAATGTCTGGTTAAAAGGGTTGCGCCCGAGTAAATAATC harbors:
- the hpxO gene encoding FAD-dependent urate hydroxylase HpxO — protein: MNHLKVIIIGAGIGGLTAGIALKQAGYEVEIYDRVATLRPVGAGISLWSNGVKVLNRLGLGAEIAAIGGEMNAMTYRSKTGELLNQIDLMPLIDRVGQRPYPVARRDLQTMLVAAFPGEVHLDHKCIDFEEYETGVTAIFENGHRTSGDLIIAADGIRSQFRKQILDEPVEPKYAGYINWNGLVPADEQLAPKNTWSIYVGEHKRASLMPVGDSRCYFFLDVPLPPDNCATPDSYRAELKEHFRGWDEPVQQLIDRLNPAETARIAIHDMGPIDRYVKGRVALLGDAAHGTCPDLGQGGCQALEDAWVLSNYLIATNISVPDALKRYESERKERANAVVAKARQRAEQIHGRDPDVTQAWYQQLKNEPPEDVTSAIAKTILGGPLR
- the puuE gene encoding allantoinase PuuE, encoding MTSIDYPRDLVGYGRSQPHPQWPDRARIAVQFVINYEEGGENCILHGDPASEAFLSEIVGAVPFVGQRHMNMESCYEYGSRAGFWRLYRLFTNRQIPVTVYGIAMALARNPDAVAAMLEAEWEIASHGYRWIEYKDFTESAEREHMLKAIAIHTQVTGQRPTGWYTGRNSPYTRKLVVETGGFLYDSDSYADDLPYWTNDYGKPHLVVPYTLDNNDMRFATAQGFNSGDQFFAYLRDAFDVLYAEGETAPKMMSVGLHCRLVGRPGRAAALARFLDYVQQHDRVWLCRRIDIAQHWHQYHPPNF
- a CDS encoding YoaK family protein encodes the protein MTVIPRSNEIPSLSAFLVSDGPAGFLLSWVAGFVDTSAFIILFGIFTAHVTGNIALAGSSFVSEDAETTLTRLLMLPAFVITVALASLLAKYARHRKWSVFAVLLTAEAIALSIFLVVGTQLSPALLLDVQEEYILPIGMSGVMSMAIQNALMKESKGVFKSYIPTTVMTGNTTQLTIDVVQYLSAKFATASEATKLEAAEAMERMSRFIPVIVGFALGGLAAAFFVLVSESWWSLVFPLAIVSLLATAAYTEHSRKSTIT
- a CDS encoding uracil-xanthine permease family protein, encoding MARREEISTFSEAELPEAQGYPSLSTQGSELIYGLYDKPPVVESIFVAVQHVLAAFVGIVTPPLIICTSLGIDAANTSFLISMSLFASGICTYIQCKTFGPLGSGLLSLQGTSFAFLGAILGVGNTAIQSGKTPVQALSLIFGVCFFGAFANVMLSRFLHLLSKVVTPIVSGSLVMLIGLSLLKTGITSMAGGTAALKNGTFANAPNLALGFGVFAIVIILTLAKNQYIRMGAIAIGLVIGYIASAFMGMVDFSIFTKLPLVSVPIPFRYGMDFEIGALIPFLILYPLTAIESVGDLTATSMVSKEPISGSVYIRRIKAGVLADGFNSSLAALLNTFPITTFSQNTGVIQMTGVGSRYVGFFVSGILVLLGLLPIVSGAFQSIPQPVLGGATTVMFGSIAVAGVKIIASEELDRRSTIIIAVSLALGLGVVFVPELFNNQPAPIKNMFASATSTGGLTAILLSWLLPQTPTANSAPSAEREIANG
- a CDS encoding FCD domain-containing protein is translated as MSAEGSQNEWLVSLLDRLFDKMILLRIQTTIGNPAVLEVRWEHRQIYDAILARDAERAVNAVQEHSIASQARVVSELEQIQQSQNVG
- a CDS encoding GntR family transcriptional regulator — encoded protein: MTLSSRSLQRPQSLQEQAYQALRTAILSGDLMPGQRLVETQLAQKLQVSRTPIREALHQLQQADLVVEERGVMKVATFTSEDARKLYECRRISE
- a CDS encoding anti-sigma factor antagonist (This anti-anti-sigma factor, or anti-sigma factor antagonist, belongs to a family that includes characterized members SpoIIAA, RsbV, RsfA, and RsfB.), with protein sequence MTTILAIEDEAKILENIQEILELEGFDVLIAENGRIGVQLAREHHPDLIICDVMMPELDGYDVLITLRQDPNTLKIPFIFLSARATKADFRKGMSLGADDYLTKPFTPGELREAISTRLEKQTMMITRYAQELERAMGSSLETVTYSQNMATETVNCVAAPVKVIQPNGVLDVTNCSQLRREIVETANAGFSNVLVDCQNLTFMDSSGLAALVLASQKVRETNSRLSICSINQQIEMLFELSSMYDIFETFPSSTEFYSNYNISN
- a CDS encoding response regulator transcription factor, producing the protein MTTILVIEDERDVRENLQEILEMEDFDVLTAENGKVGLQIAIDKQPNLIICDVMMPELDGYGVISALRQNPLFTTTPFIFLSAKATDEDREKGLKLGANNYLTKPFTPKEICKAIESIQVDE
- a CDS encoding ATP-binding protein produces the protein MSFSENVTLAEYVSTPDFSPLPDVFATIFPFYIVLNRDLEIIHIGPVLKRLYPEILKYKDFKEHFEIKRPNVVTNFDSIRAHPRSLFLLESIKNRMQLKGQIVYVDYEEVILFLGSPWITDTNAMADFNLKVSDFALHDPVADFLFLLQAQSTSLKDAKRLADKLAKQKIEIRKALIQEQELNELKTRFITTASHEFRTPLGIISSSTGLLEDYDHKLDRPKKLKHWQRIQSAVKHMTTLLEDILLIYQTDAGKLECKRSSFDPIAFCHELIEEIEISSNAKGRFDLTINYADANSDTGQEFTVFMDSKLVRQILTNLLSNAIKYTLSDSQVRFNITFTSQTVTFQITDRGIGISDEDRVRLFESFHRGSNVSNIPGTGLGLSIVKRCVDLHGGTIDLTSEVDVGTTFIVNLPLG
- a CDS encoding heme NO-binding domain-containing protein, producing MFGLVNKGLEDMICSQYGEEIWEKIKSKAEVEIEAFISMDSYPDDITYRLVDAASVVMAMPATDILEAFGRYWLLFTATEGFGSLMEMAGDNLPEFLQNLDNLHARVGLSFPELQPPSFLCSHLEAESLKLHYYSERPGLTPMVVGMLKGLGEKFDTDVDIQLTNSKDRGNDHQELSISHKLKCPFKPLFNINNN